The Syntrophobacterales bacterium nucleotide sequence TGTGCATTAATATCGTTGCGTATTACATCATGAACAGGGTGATATCGAAGTATTCGTGAGCGGCCATGGAGATTAAGATACGGATAGAAAAACTAAAGGTGTCCTTCGGGCAGAACGAAGTTCTAAAAGGAATAAGCGCCGACGTATTCAAGAACAGAATAACCGGGTTCATGGGGCCTGCGGGAAGCGGCAAATCAACACTCATATCAATCATCAACAAGATGATCGGGTTTGAAGACGGGGTCAAAATAGAAGGTAACGTATGCATTGACAATACGGACATCCTGGGCCAGGAGATTGATGACGTCCAATTAAGGCGAAGGGTGGGTACTGTATTTGCGGTTCCCATACCGCTTCCACGCTCAATATTTGAGAATATCGCCTATGGCCCGAGACTTCAGGGCATAGGCGATAAGGCGAAACTAAAACGAATCGTGGAGGAGAGTCTTAGGCAGGCGGTACTCTGGGACGAAGTGAAGGACAGGCTTGGCTCCTCCGCTCTGAAACTCTCCGGCGGCCAGCAGCAGCGGCTCTGCCTCGCGAGGACGCTGGCGCTAAAACCCGAGATAATCCTCCTTGACGAGCCATGTTCCGGCCTTGACCCCATTTCGACGGCAAAAATTGAAGAAGCCTTAGACGAGCTGAAGAAGGATTACACCATCATCCTTGTCTCAAACAACACGAAGCAGATCGCCCGCATCACGGATTACGCCTCCTTCTTTTACATGGGCGACCTGGTGGAATACGGCCCTACCGAAAAGGTATTCACGAATCCATCCGTGCAGCAGACCGAAGACTATATCCAGGGGAAATTCGGATAATGGACGTATACGCACTCAATACAGAGAAACTTAATCTCTATTATGGAAGCTTTCATGGTCTCATTGATGTGGACTTTCATGCGTACCCCCGATCAATCACCTCCCTTATCGGGCCGTCCGGGTGCGGCAAATCGACGCTCTTAAGATGCTTTAACCGCATGAACGACCTCATTGATGATGTAAGGATCGACGGGACCATACGGGTGGAAGGGCAGGACATCCGGGAGGTGGACATTATTGATCTCCGCAAGAGAGTGGGTATGGTCTTTCAAAGGCCCAACCCGTTTCCTTTTTCCGTCTATGAAAATCTGATTTACGGCCTTAAGATTCACGGTATTGGAAACAGGAGACAGAAACAGGAAGTCGTTGAGCGGTGCCTGCGGGCAGTGGGTTTGTGGGACGATTTGAAAGACAAATTGACAGCCGCCGCCCTCGGCCTGTCCGAAGAGATCAAACAGCGGCTCTGCATTGCAAGGCTCCTCACAGTGGAGCCTGAGATCATCCTTCTTGATGAACCATGTTCTGCCCTTGACCCTATAGCGACGCTCAGGATTGAAGAGCTTATGCTGGAGCTGAAGAAGGATTACACGATCCTCATTGTGACCCACAACATGCAGCAGGCAGCGCGTGTCTCCGACTACACGGGGTTCATGCTCCTGGGTGAGCTTGTGGAGTTCGGCAATACATCGCATATTTTCACGTCTCCCGAGGATAATAGGACTGAAGATTATATCACTGGCCGTTTCGGATAGGAGTCGTTTTATCTCATGGAATTCCTGAAATCCATCAATTCGACGGAAGCGCTCGGTATGATCGGATCGTTTGCCGTCTCTCCCAAGACCGAGGCCGTCCTTATTGAGGAGGCCTGCGGAAGGGTACTCGCCGAGGACATTGTATCTAGAGAGGATATCCCGCAATTTCCACGGTCTCTTGTGGATGGATATGCGGTGATGGCCAAAGAGACATACGGCGCCAAAGAGACAAGCCCCGCGCTTCTCGCCGTAACCGGCGAGATAAAGATCGGAGAGGAAACAGACCTGAGTCTTGCCGAAGGGTCCTCCATATACGTCAGCACCGGGTCCATGGTGCCGGGGGGAGCAGACGGCGTGGTCATGCAGGAGTTCGTCCGCAAGATGGACGATGCGGTGGAAGTCACAAAGGGTGTGTTTAGAGGTGAAAACATCTGCTTTAAGGGTGAGGATATACATAATGGAGCCGTGGTACTCACCTCAGGCACCCGCCTCGGGCCTTTTCACACAGGGATACTTGCCGCCCTCGGCATATCCCGTGTACCCGTCTTTGTGAAGCCGTCGGTGAGCATCATATCTTCAGGCGACGAGATAGTCGATATCAACGTTATGCCCCCTCCGGGAAAAATCAGGGATATCAACCGTTATACTCTTACCGGACTTCTCGGAAGAAGGGGGGCCGCCGTCACGTTCCAAGGCATCGCCGCCGACAACATGAAAGATATCGCCTCGATGCTTCGCTTATCAAAGGATTCCGACCTAATCCTCGTCTCCGCGGGCAGCTCCAAGGGGGCGAGAGACTTTGTCGTTGCCGCCGTCGAAGCGATAGGAGGGAGTATCCTGTTCCACGGGGTCAACATTAAACCAGGAAAACCCACCATATTCGGAGAATTCGAGGGGAAATCCCTTTTCGGTCTGCCGGGGCATCCGGCCTCATGTGTTTTGGCCACGGTCAGGTTTGTCCTCCCCCTGCTTGCAAGGCTTGCAGGCGAGAGAGACTACCGGCCACTCACGGCCAACGCCCGTTTATCCACCAATATCCCGTCTTCCTATGGAATTGAGGAGTTCGTGAGGGTGAGACTCGAAAATACGGAAGGGCGTCTCGAAGCAGCGCCGGTCTTTTCCAAATCAGCAGTCATCTCCTCTCTCGCCATGGCGTCAGGATATGTGATAGTTCCA carries:
- a CDS encoding phosphate ABC transporter ATP-binding protein — protein: MEIKIRIEKLKVSFGQNEVLKGISADVFKNRITGFMGPAGSGKSTLISIINKMIGFEDGVKIEGNVCIDNTDILGQEIDDVQLRRRVGTVFAVPIPLPRSIFENIAYGPRLQGIGDKAKLKRIVEESLRQAVLWDEVKDRLGSSALKLSGGQQQRLCLARTLALKPEIILLDEPCSGLDPISTAKIEEALDELKKDYTIILVSNNTKQIARITDYASFFYMGDLVEYGPTEKVFTNPSVQQTEDYIQGKFG
- a CDS encoding molybdopterin molybdotransferase MoeA, encoding MEFLKSINSTEALGMIGSFAVSPKTEAVLIEEACGRVLAEDIVSREDIPQFPRSLVDGYAVMAKETYGAKETSPALLAVTGEIKIGEETDLSLAEGSSIYVSTGSMVPGGADGVVMQEFVRKMDDAVEVTKGVFRGENICFKGEDIHNGAVVLTSGTRLGPFHTGILAALGISRVPVFVKPSVSIISSGDEIVDINVMPPPGKIRDINRYTLTGLLGRRGAAVTFQGIAADNMKDIASMLRLSKDSDLILVSAGSSKGARDFVVAAVEAIGGSILFHGVNIKPGKPTIFGEFEGKSLFGLPGHPASCVLATVRFVLPLLARLAGERDYRPLTANARLSTNIPSSYGIEEFVRVRLENTEGRLEAAPVFSKSAVISSLAMASGYVIVPDGREGLETGEEVKVYLFD
- the pstB gene encoding phosphate ABC transporter ATP-binding protein PstB, yielding MDVYALNTEKLNLYYGSFHGLIDVDFHAYPRSITSLIGPSGCGKSTLLRCFNRMNDLIDDVRIDGTIRVEGQDIREVDIIDLRKRVGMVFQRPNPFPFSVYENLIYGLKIHGIGNRRQKQEVVERCLRAVGLWDDLKDKLTAAALGLSEEIKQRLCIARLLTVEPEIILLDEPCSALDPIATLRIEELMLELKKDYTILIVTHNMQQAARVSDYTGFMLLGELVEFGNTSHIFTSPEDNRTEDYITGRFG